A genomic window from Fibrobacterota bacterium includes:
- a CDS encoding ATP-binding protein, whose protein sequence is MDELPDQPGLILVRGARQYGKSTWLEGQLRKTIETHGAGSGFFLDGDHCRDADDLSRRISDVASMFRKDASVRRLFIDEITAVDNWESAIKRPLDRGELAKVLVVTTGSRASDLRRGSERLPGRKGRLDRTHWLFTPISYGEFLRATGKRHSQQTLIGYLLTGGSPVACTEMAQTGRLPHWTLETVRDWILGECARADRPRRSLVSVMEQIHRGGGSPIGQTKLAKEAGLANNTVAAGYVELLADLQVLGISGAWDADRSLEIARKPAKFPFVNLLAAVAWSEASPYSVEEFLAMPPQRQGVWMEWLVAQELYRRAAIRGKDEPERLPYWQGGDHEIDFAGRDEWIEVKRGKTSPVEFAWFARSFPKRHLTVVGDSTWETDHVRAIRFEHFLLEKI, encoded by the coding sequence TTGGACGAACTCCCCGATCAGCCTGGCTTGATCCTGGTCCGTGGTGCCCGCCAGTACGGAAAATCAACCTGGTTGGAAGGCCAGTTGCGAAAAACCATCGAAACCCACGGTGCGGGATCTGGTTTTTTTCTGGATGGCGACCACTGCCGCGATGCCGATGATTTGTCCCGCCGCATTTCCGATGTCGCATCCATGTTCCGGAAGGATGCTTCGGTGCGTCGGTTGTTCATCGACGAAATCACCGCCGTCGACAACTGGGAATCCGCCATCAAGCGTCCTCTGGATCGCGGCGAGCTTGCGAAGGTCCTGGTGGTGACCACTGGATCCAGGGCATCCGATCTGCGCCGGGGATCCGAACGGCTTCCTGGGCGGAAAGGACGATTGGACCGGACCCATTGGCTGTTCACTCCTATTTCCTACGGAGAATTTCTTCGTGCGACAGGCAAGCGCCATTCCCAACAAACCCTGATCGGTTATCTGCTGACGGGCGGCTCCCCCGTGGCGTGCACTGAAATGGCCCAAACCGGTCGACTCCCGCACTGGACTCTGGAAACGGTGCGGGATTGGATCCTCGGGGAGTGCGCACGCGCCGACCGCCCACGTCGTTCCTTGGTGTCTGTCATGGAACAGATCCATCGCGGAGGAGGATCACCCATTGGCCAAACGAAACTCGCCAAGGAAGCCGGGCTTGCCAACAATACGGTGGCGGCCGGTTACGTGGAACTCCTCGCCGATCTTCAGGTCCTGGGAATTTCAGGAGCATGGGATGCCGATCGTTCCCTGGAGATCGCACGCAAACCAGCGAAATTTCCCTTCGTGAACCTCCTGGCCGCCGTGGCTTGGTCGGAAGCCTCCCCCTATTCGGTGGAGGAATTCCTGGCCATGCCGCCCCAGCGCCAAGGCGTTTGGATGGAATGGTTGGTCGCACAGGAATTGTACAGAAGAGCCGCGATTCGAGGCAAGGACGAGCCGGAACGCTTGCCCTACTGGCAAGGCGGGGATCACGAGATCGACTTCGCCGGTCGGGACGAATGGATCGAAGTCAAGCGGGGAAAGACCTCTCCCGTGGAATTCGCTTGGTTCGCTCGCAGCTTCCCCAAACGACACCTGACCGTCGTGGGTGATTCGACCTGGGAAACCGACCACGTGCGCGCGATCCGTTTCGAACATTTCCTACTGGAAAAGATCTGA
- a CDS encoding pantoate--beta-alanine ligase, with protein MQIFHTAPQMRAWSRAQQKAGRRVGFVPTMGALHTGHASLLDEAKRRADTVVLSIFVNPTQFGPNEDFAKYPRTWDADLALAAAHGVEAIFHPTEDFYPQGYRTQVTVPGWKSVLEGDIRPDHFDGVTSVVTKLFHAVDPDVAVFGQKDAQQALLIRRMVRDLDFGLELVVAPTVREPDGLALSSRNRYLSENDRKRALVLSRALNASVALWNEGCRNPSEIIAAGRAVLAQDPPDLLDYFTLLDPDSLAVLDADSARQNPCILVVAGRYGTTRLIDNAVLGAVW; from the coding sequence ATGCAGATCTTCCACACGGCACCCCAGATGCGCGCCTGGTCGCGTGCCCAGCAGAAGGCGGGGAGACGTGTGGGGTTCGTGCCCACCATGGGGGCGTTGCATACGGGCCACGCGTCCCTCCTGGACGAGGCCAAGCGCCGGGCGGACACGGTCGTGTTGTCGATTTTTGTCAATCCCACCCAGTTCGGACCCAACGAGGATTTCGCCAAGTACCCCCGTACCTGGGATGCGGATCTGGCGCTGGCCGCCGCGCATGGCGTGGAGGCGATCTTCCATCCCACCGAAGATTTCTATCCACAGGGCTACCGCACCCAGGTGACCGTGCCAGGCTGGAAATCCGTGTTGGAAGGCGATATCCGCCCCGACCACTTCGATGGCGTGACCAGCGTGGTGACCAAGCTGTTCCATGCGGTGGATCCGGATGTGGCGGTCTTTGGGCAAAAGGATGCGCAGCAGGCGCTTCTGATCCGGCGCATGGTGCGCGATCTGGATTTCGGATTGGAGCTGGTGGTGGCGCCCACCGTGCGCGAACCGGATGGGCTGGCCTTGAGTTCGCGGAATCGGTATTTGTCGGAAAACGACCGCAAGCGCGCCTTGGTCCTGTCGCGGGCCTTGAATGCTTCGGTGGCCTTGTGGAACGAGGGATGTCGCAATCCGTCCGAGATCATCGCCGCGGGCCGCGCGGTGCTGGCCCAGGATCCGCCTGACCTGCTGGACTACTTCACTCTGCTGGATCCGGATTCCCTGGCCGTGCTGGATGCGGACAGCGCCAGACAGAATCCGTGCATCCTGGTGGTGGCCGGCCGCTACGGCACCACGCGCTTGATCGACAACGCGGTGCTCGGCGCGGTGTGGTGA